The following are from one region of the Salvia hispanica cultivar TCC Black 2014 chromosome 1, UniMelb_Shisp_WGS_1.0, whole genome shotgun sequence genome:
- the LOC125218667 gene encoding ABC transporter C family member 5-like: MVNDLLLVAGASNGVLLAFRELSVLELASVCINLTLLLVLLFIESARCVAVCCGGTRLWKDNLDGSAVDISQNGVADGEEVRDVVIGKRYKASASCCFYVLLVYVFVLVYDGIGLIREGAQGESGNSAWTVLLLPAALSLAWFVLSFSVLYCKYKAAEKCPLLLRVWWIASFIICLCMLCADGKGFLEEGSDQLDSHVLANIIVTPAFAFLCFVAAGGATGIQISSNSGLQEPLLLEEEAGCLKVTPYSEAGLFSLISLSWLDPLLSIGAKRPLELKDIPLLAPKDRSKANYKILNSSWEKLKAENPRKPPSLAWAILKSFWKEAWRNGIFAGLNTLVSYVGPYMISYFVDYLCGKQSYPNEGYVLAGILFAAKLVETITTRQWYLGVDIMGMHVRSALTAMVYRKGLRLSSSARQNHTSGEIVNYMAVDVQRVGDFAWYLHDIWMLPLQIILALAILYKNVGIASLATLIATVVSIIATVPVARIQESYQDKLMAAKDDRMRKTSECLRNMRILKSQAWEDRYRLILEEMRTVEFKYLQKALYSQAFITFIFWSSPIFVSAITFGTCILLGGQLTAGSVLSALATFRILQEPLRNFPDLVSMLAQTKVSLDRISGFLQEEELPEDAITTLPRGISNVAIEIKNGDFCWDQSSPTSTLSNIHIKVEKGMRVAVCGVVGSGKSSFLSCILGEIPKISGEVRICGSAAYVSQSAWIQSGNIEENILFGSPMDKAKYKSVIHACSLKKDLELFSHGDQTIIGDRGINLSGGQKQRVQLARALYQDADIYLLDDPFSAVDAHTGSELFKEYILTALAAKTVVFVTHQVEFLPAADLILVMKEGQIIQAGIYDELLQAGTDFNTLVEAHHEAIEAMDFCNLVSEESDENDNLKSLVTVEMPNSASITGLAKEVQEGVSSSEQKAIKEKKKAKRSRKKQLVQDEERERGRVSMKVYLSYMTAAYKGLLIPLIILAQTMFQVLQIASSWWMAWANPQTVGDEPKTGSMMLIGVYMALAFGSSWFIFIRAVLVATFGLAAAQKLFLKMLRTVFRAPMSFFDSTPSGRILNRVSIDQSVVDLDIPFRLGGFAATTIQLLGIIGVMTQVTWVVLLLVIPMAIACVWMQKYYMASSRELVRIVSIQKSPIIHLFAESIAGAATIRGFGQEKRFMKRNLYLLDCFARPFFCSVAAIEWLCLRMELLSTFVFAFCVVLLVSLPAGSIDPSMAGLAVTYGLNMNNRLSRWILSFCKLENKIISIERIHQYCHIPNEAPSVIEDSRPPSSWPENGTIQLIDLRIRYKESLPVVLHGVSCIFPGGKKIGIVGRTGSGKSTMIQALFRLIEPEGGRIIIDNIDISTIGLHDLRNRLSIIPQDPTLFEGTIRDNLDPLAEHPDQDIWQALDKSQLGDVVRQKEQKLDTPVLENGDNWSVGQRQLVSLGRALLKQARILVLDEATASVDSATDNLIQKIIRSEFKDCTVCTIAHRIPTVIDSDMVLVLSDGRVAEYDTPARLLEDKSSMFLKLVSEYSSRSSGVPDF; the protein is encoded by the exons ATGGTTAATGATCTTTTGTTGGTTGCTGGGGCTTCAAACGGGGTGTTGCTCGCCTTTAGGGAGCTGTCCGTGTTGGAATTAGCGTCAGTTTGCATCAACCTGACGCTGCTTCTTGTGTTGCTGTTCATTGAATCTGCGAGGTGTGTTGCCGTGTGTTGTGGCGGGACTCGGCTGTGGAAGGACAACTTGGATGGGAGTGCTGTGGATATTAGCCAGAATGGAGTTGCGGATGGCGAGGAAGTTCGTGACGTTGTGATTGGTAAAAGATACAAAGCTTCCGCGTCGTGCtgcttttatgttttgttagtTTATGTTTTCGTATTGGTGTATGATGGAATTGGTCTGATACGAGAGGGTGCACAAGGCGAGAGTGGAAATTCTGCTTGGACTGTCCTATTGCTGCCTGCAGCTCTAAGTTTAGCTTGGTTCGTGCTGAGCTTTTCGGTTCTTTATTGTAAATACAAGGCTGCTGAGAAATGTCCATTGTTGTTGAGAGTTTGGTGGATTGCATCTTTTATTATATGCCTGTGTATGTTGTGTGCTGATGGTAAAGGATTTCTTGAAGAAGGATCAGACCAATTGGATTCTCATGTTTTAGCAAACATTATTGTTACTCCAGCTTTTGCTTTTCTGTGTTTTGTTGCTGCTGGGGGTGCTACTGGTATCCAAATCAGTAGTAACTCTGGTCTTCAAGAGCCATTGCTGCTCGAAGAAGAAGCAGGGTGTCTTAAGGTTACTCCTTACAGTGAAGCTGGGCTTTTCAGTTTGATCTCACTTTCATGGCTGGACCCACTTCTTTCAATTGGTGCAAAGAGGCCACTGGAGCTGAAGGATATCCCGTTGCTTGCACCAAAAGACCGTTCCAAGGCCAATTACAAGATATTGAACTCAAGTTGGGAGAAACTGAAAGCAGAGAATCCCCGGAAACCGCCTTCTCTAGCTTGGGCTATTCTCAAGTCTTTCTGGAAAGAAGCTTGGCGCAATGGAATATTTGCTGGGCTGAACACTTTGGTGTCTTATGTCGGACCATATATGATTAGTTACTTTGTGGACTACCTATGTGGAAAGCAGAGTTACCCAAATGAGGGTTATGTTCTTGCTGGAATTTTATTTGCTGCAAAGTTGGTGGAGACTATTACAACCCGACAGTGGTATCTTGGGGTTGATATTATGGGTATGCATGTTAGATCAGCCCTCACAGCAATGGTATACCGGAAAGGCCTAAGACTTTCTAGCTCAGCTAGGCAAAATCACACCAGTGGAGAGATCGTCAATTACATGGCTGTGGATGTTCAGAGAGTAGGGGATTTTGCTTGGTATCTGCATGACATATGGATGCTTCCTCTCCAGATTATCCTTGCTCTTGCAATTCTGTACAAGAATGTTGGAATTGCTTCACTTGCCACTCTCATTGCCACTGTTGTATCCATTATTGCAACTGTTCCAGTGGCAAGGATTCAGGAAAGCTATCAAGACAAGTTGATGGCAGCCAAGGACGATAGGATGAGAAAGACTTCAGAATGCCTCAGGAACATGAGGATTTTGAAATCGCAGGCTTGGGAGGATAGGTACCGTTTGATTCTAGAAGAAATGCGGACAGTGGAATTCAAGTATCTGCAGAAAGCCCTTTACTCTCAGGCTTTCATCACTTTTATATTCTGGAGCTCCCCTATATTTGTGTCAGCTATTACATTTGGGACGTGCATTTTGTTAGGAGGTCAGCTCACAGCTGGCAGTGTTCTTTCTGCTCTGGCTACTTTCCGGATCCTGCAAGAACCACTTAGAAATTTTCCTGACTTGGTATCTATGTTGGCACAGACTAAAGTCTCCCTAGATCGGATCTCTGGATTCTTGCAGGAGGAAGAGCTTCCTGAAGATGCAATCACTACTTTGCCAAGAGGCATTTCAAATGTGGCCatcgaaataaaaaatggggACTTTTGTTGGGATCAGTCTTCGCCTACCTCTACCCTTTCCAATATACATATCAAGGTAGAGAAGGGAATGCGTGTTGCTGTTTGTGGTGTGGTTGGTTCAGGGAAGTCGAGCTTCCTTTCTTGCATCCTTGGTGAGATTCCAAAAATCTCTGGTGAA GTTCGAATTTGCGGATCTGCAGCCTATGTCTCTCAGTCTGCTTGGATTCAATCAGGCAACATAGAAGAAAATATCCTCTTCGGAAGTCCCATGGACAAGGCAAAGTACAAGAGTGTTATTCATGCATGTTCGTTGAAGAAAGACCTGGAGTTATTTTCGCATGGTGATCAAACCATTATTGGTGATAGAGGGATAAATCTTAGTGGTGGTCAGAAGCAACGTGTGCAACTTGCTAGGGCACTGTATCAAGATGCTGATATTTATTTGCTTGATGATCCCTTCAGTGCTGTTGATGCACATACAGGCTCAGAATTATTTAAG GAATATATACTCACGGCCCTAGCTGCAAAAACTGTTGTTTTTGTCACCCATCAAGTCGAGTTTTTGCCTGCCGCTGACTTGATTTTG GTTATGAAAGAAGGTCAGATTATTCAAGCTGGAATTTATGATGAACTCTTGCAAGCAGGGACGGATTTTAATACATTGGTAGAGGCTCATCATGAAGCAATTGAGGCGATGGATTTTTGCAACCTTGTTTCTGAAGAATCTGATGAAAATGATAATCTTAAGTCTCTTGTCACAGTTGAAATGCCCAATTCAGCTAGTATTACTGGCTTGGCAAAGGAAGTCCAAGAAGGTGTATCCTCATCAGAACAGAAAgcaattaaagagaaaaagaaagctAAACGTTCAAGGAAAAAGCAGCTCGTCCAGGATGAGGAGCGGGAGCGGGGAAGAGTCAGCATGAAAGTGTATTTGTCATATATGACAGCTGCATATAAGGGTTTATTGATTCCATTGATTATTCTTGCCCAAACAATGTTTCAGGTCCTTCAAATAGCTAGTAGTTGGTGGATGGCTTGGGCAAATCCACAGACTGTAGGGGATGAGCCCAAAACCGGTAGCATGATGCTTATTGGTGTTTATATGGCACTTGCCTTTGGAAGCTCATGGTTCATATTTATCAGGGCTGTTCTTGTTGCTACATTTGGTCTTGCAGCTgcacaaaaattatttctgAAAATGCTCAGAACAGTATTTCGGGCACCAATGTCTTTCTTTGACTCTACTCCTTCTGGACGAATACTGAATCGT GTGTCGATTGATCAAAGTGTTGTTGATCTCGATATTCCATTCAGACTTGGTGGCTTTGCTGCGACAACCATTCAACTTCTTGGTATTATTGGTGTAATGACACAAGTAACCTGGGTAGTTTTGCTTCTTGTTATCCCAATGGCAATTGCTTGCGTGTGGATGCAG AAGTACTACATGGCTTCATCCAGAGAACTTGTCCGCATAGTTAGTATCCAGAAGTCTCCAATAATTCATCTTTTTGCTGAATCTATTGCTGGAGCTGCTACAATCAGAGGGTTTGGGCAAGAAAAGAGATTCATGAAGAGGAATCTATATCTTCTTGATTGCTTTGCTCGTCCATTCTTTTGCAGTGTTGCAGCTATTGAATGGCTTTGTTTGCGCATGGAATTGTTGTCCACATTTGTGTTTGCCTTTTGTGTAGTCTTGCTTGTTAGCTTACCAGCTGGAAGTATAGATCCAA GTATGGCCGGCCTTGCAGTGACATATGGCCTCAATATGAATAATCGCTTATCCCGATGGATACTCAGCTTTTGCAAgcttgaaaacaaaattatatcaatagaAAGGATTCATCAATACTGTCATATACCTAACGAAGCACCTTCAGTTATTGAAGACTCACGACCCCCATCTTCATGGCCTGAAAATGGCACAATTCAACTAATTGATTTAAGg ATTCGTTACAAGGAGAGTCTTCCTGTCGTGCTCCATGGTGTCTCCTGCATATTTCCAGGTGgaaagaaaattggaattgttgGGCGTACTGGAAGTGGTAAATCTACCATGATCCAGGCTCTGTTTAGGTTGATAGAGCCAGAAGGGGGTAGAATAATTATAGATAATATTGACATTTCAACAATCGGTCTTCATGACCTCAGGAACAGGCTGAGCATCATTCCCCAGGACCCAACATTATTTGAAGGAACTATCAGAGACAATCTAGACCCACTTGCGGAGCATCCAGATCAAGATATTTGGCAG GCACTTGATAAATCACAGCTAGGGGATGTTGTTCGTCAAAAAGAGCAAAAGCTTGACACGCCTG TTCTAGAAAATGGAGACAACTGGAGTGTGGGCCAGCGACAGCTGGTATCACTCGGTAGAGCTTTACTCAAACAGGCGAGAATTCTGGTGCTTGATGAGGCAACAGCCTCAGTTGACTCTGCAACAGATAACctaatccaaaagataataagaTCAGAATTTAAAGACTGCACTGTTTGTACAATTGCTCATCGTATCCCAACTGTAATTGACAGCGACATGGTTTTGGTCCTCAGTGATG GTCGGGTTGCAGAGTATGACACTCCAGCACGACTGTTAGAGGACAAATCGTCCATGTTCCTTAAGCTGGTGTCAGAATACTCATCACGGTCCAGTGGTGTTCCAGATTTCTGA